The DNA sequence GCGAACACTGCGCGCGTGACGGCGGTGATCGTGCTCGCGTCCCTCCTCGTGCTCACGACGCGGGTGTCGGACCTGCTGGATACGATCGAGAAGGCGATTGGACCGCTCTCGTTGCTTCGGATCGACCCGGCGCGCACGGCGCTGCTGCTGACGGTGACGCTCAGCACGGTGCCGGTGCTCGCGGGGCTTGCGAAGCAGGTGAGAGAGGCGCAGCGGGCTCGCGGCGGACGCGCGGGGTTGCGGGCGTTCGCCGTGCCGTTCCTAGTGGTGGCGTTCAAGCACGCGGACGAGCTCGGGGATGCGTTGACGGCGAGAGGAGTGCGGTGAGCGGGGGGACACGGGTGAGCGGGGGGCAGGCGCGCGGGGTCGGCGGCGGAGTCGCGGCGGGCGGCGGTATCCGGGTGCTCGGTGCGGTCGTGGATGACCAGACGCGGTGCACGCACTACCGGACGGAGCTCGACGTCATCGCGATCCGCTTCGCCTGCTGCGGCGAGTACTACCCGTGTCACGCGTGCCACGCGGAAGCGGCCGGCCACCCGGCGCGGCAGTGGCCCGTCGAGGACCGCGGCGAGAAGGCGGTGCTCTGCGGCGTGTGCCGGACCGAACTCACGATCGAGCGCTACCTCGGCGTGGACGCCTGTCCGGCGTGCGGTGCGGCCTTCAACCCGGGGTGCAAGCTGCATACCGGGCTCTACTTCGAGGAGTGACGGGGGCGGAGGTTGCGCCTGCGCCTCCGCTGCCGGGGCTCGAGGTGCGGTTGCTGGTTCGGGCTCCGTCTTGGGCGGTGCGGCCGCGTGAGCGGTCACACATGGCCCCCGGTGTCGCGTCGCCGCGCTGCCGCGGCTGTCTGGCGGCGTGAACGGTCACCAATGGCCCCTTCAGCCTCGTCATGACGCCGCGAGGGGGCCACAGGTGACGGTTCAACCGTTCAACGGAGCGGGAGGCTGTGGATAAGCCACCCCCAGAGGGGCAGCCGGGCGGACGAGCCGCGAACCGCGCCGCAACGTCTCGGCCGTCGCCTCAACCGAGCTCGCCGGCCGTCCTCTGGGCCGTCGCATCAACCGAGCTCGCCGGCCTGCGGCCCGGCCGCCTACCTCCTTGCCTGCGCGATCACCCGCCTGAACGGTCACTTGTGGCCCCCTCACCCTCGCCCGGGCGCCCTGACGGGGCCATTAGTGACGGGTCGACCGTTCAACAGCGCGGGAGGCTGTGGATACGCCGCGCCCGAGGAGCAGCCGGGCGGACGAGCCGCGAACCGCGCCGCAACGTCTCGGCCGTCCGCTCAATCGAGCTCGGCGGCCCTCCCCTCGGTCGGCGCCCGGCCTCCACCTCTTCCTGCACGGTCGCGCGCCTGAACGGTCGCTAATGGCCCCCTCACCCTCGTCCGGAAGCCCTGAGGGGGCCATTAGTGACGGTTCAACTGTTCAACAGCGCAGGAGGCTGTGGATAAGCCACCCCCAGAGGGGCAGCCGGGCGGACGAGCCGCGCACCGCGCCGCAACGTCTCGGCCGTCGCCTCAATCGAGCTCGCCGGCCCCTCCCCTCGGTCGGCGCCTCACCCGGGCCCGTCGACCCGCGGCCCCGCCGTCTGCCTCCTTTCCAGCGCGATCACCCGCCCGAACGGTCACCTGTGGCCCCCTCACCCTCGCCTGGACGCCCTGAGGAGGCCACAGGTGACGGTTCAACCGTTCAACGGCGCGGGAGGCTGTGGATAAGACACCCGTGGGAAGCGGTAGCGCGCCCGCTGATGAGGCTCCCGCGGGCGGCAGTCGAGCGTCCGCTGCTGGAGCGGTCGCGCAGCCCTGGACTACGCTTGCGCCCCGTGAGCGAAGAGATCCGCCGCCGTTTCGACGAGCGCGCACCGGAATACGACCGGTCCGACATGCACCGCGAACTCGCGGAGGCCGTGGCTGCGTTCATTGCGCTCGACGCCCTCCCCGCAACAACGCCCGACACCGACTCCCACGCCACCTCGCGCCCCGTCTCGCACGCCACCTTGCGCCCCGCCTCCCGCGCCGCTTCCGGCGCAGCAACCATCCTCGACGTCGGCACCGGAACCGCCCTCCTCCTCCGCGCCCTCCACCGCCGCGAGCCGCGGCTCAACCTGATCGGCGTCGACCTCTCCCCCGGCATGCTGGAGGTCGCCCGCGCGGCCCTCCCGAGCGCCGAGCTGATGGAGGGTGACGCTGCGCGCCTCCCGGTGGGCGAAGCCTCCGCCGATGTCGTCACGTGCGTGACAGCGCTGCACCTGTTCGACGACCCGGCCGCTGCGGTCGGTGAGTGGGGCCGGGTCCTCAGGCCTGGAGGGAGGGTCGTCACGGCGACCTTCACGGCGGTCGACCGGAGTCGGCACCCCTCGGCGACGGCTGACCATCACGCGCTCTTCGCCACGCCCGAACGGCTCGGCGCGCTCTTGCGACCGATCGGGCGGATCCCGCTCCGGCACGAGCACTGGAGCCACGGGGACGACACCGTCCTGATCGCCGAATTCGGACCCGCACCGGCCCGCTCGGCCACCTGACGGGACGGGCCCCAGCGGCGCCAAAGGCACCCACACCCAAACCCAAGGCACCCCGAAACCCGGGAACGCAGAACCCGAGGAACGCCGATCCCCGGAGGCCCGACCCCCAGAACGCAGAACAGCCGCCGGACCCGGGTCTCCCCGAGCCCGACGGCCGCCCCGCGGTCCGTCAGGCCAACCGTCAGTGGACCAGCGCCCACCCGATGATGCTGAGGATCGCCCCGGCGATCAGGTCGATGAGGCCCTTACCCGGACCGTGCCCGGCGTCGGCCTTCACCTTCATCGTCGCCCAGCCGAGGACGTCGTTCTGGGCGTCCTGCACCGACAGCTTGTGGTTGCCGTTGCCGAGGTCCTTCGGGAGCGTGAGCTTCAGCACGCCGTCCGCCGGGACCTGCACCCATCCGCCGCTGATGCTCTCCGCGGGCGAGTACGCCCACACCGAGACCCAGCTGCCCGCCAGCTCGGCGCCGACCGTCACGCGGATCGGGTCGCCGGGCCGGTAGGAGGCCTTGTCCGTGCTCACGAGACCCTCGAGGGCCTTCTTGAGCGCGGACTCCTTGGCCGCCTTCGGGTCCTTGGCCGGCTTCGGGTTCGACGGCGCGTCGGCCACGGAGAGCGCGACGCGGACCGTGGTCCCCGAGTCCGGTGCCGTCAGGACGAGCGTGCTCGCCCCGGCGGCGTCGGCCGGCACCGTGAAGGTCGCGGTGGCGTTCCCGGAGGCGTCGACGGGCACGCTGCCGAGTGCCGCGCCGCTGCCCGCCCAGGTGAGGTCGAGCCTGGTGTTCGCCGGGCTGCCCAGGGAGGTGAGGTTCAGCTTGGACACCGCGAACGAGACCTGCTGGCCGGGCTGGAGCGTCCCGGTGGGGACGCCGCTCACGCCGACCCCGCGCCGGGCGAAGCTCGGCGACAGCGGGCTGTTCTTCTCGATGTAGCCGATCCAGGCGTCCCGGTCGATGAGGCCCGAGTCCTTGGTGTCCTTCCCGGCCGCGAAGGCGCGGAAGTTGTCACCGCCCTGGAGGAGGAACGAGAACGAGCCGATCCGGTACGGCTTCGCCGGGTCGATGGGCTGACCGTTCACGATGATGCTCGTGATGCGGTCGCCCTCAGGCCGGCTCGCGTCGTACGTGTAGCTCACGTTCTTCGACAGGCCGAGGTTGAGGAACGGCCGGCTGGGCACGGTGCCGTCGGCGTTCCGCTGCCACTGCTGCTCGAGCGCCTCCTTGAACTGGGCGCCGGTCAGCGTCGTCGTCCAGAGGTTGTTCACGAACGGCAGCACGGCGTTCGCCTGAGCGTAGGTCACGCTCCCGTCGGTGCCGTAGAGGAGCTCAGCACGCAGGCCGCCCGGGTTGACGACGCCGATCTCAGCGCCTCCGAGGTCGGCGGGCGACAGCGTCGACAGCAGCGAGTCGGCCACCAGATTGCCGAGCGTCGACTCGCTCATCCGGTCGTCGCGCGCGCCGTTGAGGTAGGCGGTGGTGATGTCCTTCGTCACCGAGCCGACCTTCTGGTTGCCGATGGCCGCCGCGTCGGCGAGCGCCTTGTCGACGATCGTCTTCACCTGCGCCACGCGCGGGTAGGCGGCGACGAGACTCGCGTCGCTGTCGGTCGTTCGTGCGACGTTGCGAGCGGTGTGGCCGGTGACCGTGTCGGTCTCCGGGTCGACCGTCAGCGTGATCTGCCCGATGTTCTCGCCGTAGCTGCCGGTCTGGACGATCGGACGGGTCGCGCCGTCGACGCCGGGGACCGGGGCGTCCCACGCGTACACCTTGTGGGTGTGGCCGGTGAAGATCGCCGAGACCTTGGCGCTCGTCTTGGTGACGATGTCGGCGAAGGCGCCGCCGGCGGCGACCTCCTGGTCGAGCGTCGCGCCCTCGGGCGTGCCGAAGCCGGCGCCCTCGTGGTACTCGGCGACGATCACGTCTGCCTCGCCGTTGGCGGGGTCGCCGTCGGTGAGCTCGCCGGCGACGCGGTTGACCGCCTCCACCGGGTCGCCGAAGTCGAGCGTCGAGACGCCGCCGGGCGAGACCAGCGTGGGGGTCTCCTGGGTGACCGCGCCGATGACGCCGACCTTCAGCCCGTCGACCGGGAACACCGCGTACTCGGGCAGGGCCGGGTCCTTGGTGCCCTTCTTGTAGACGTTGGCGCCGAGGTAGGAGAACGCGGCGGCGTCCTTCACCCGGCCGGTGAGGTCGGTGTAGCCCCTGTCGAACTCGTGGTTGCCCACCGCGCTCGTCTTCAGCCCGAGAGCGTTCAGGACATCGAGCGTCGGGACGTCGCCCGCCGAGGCGGAGGCGAACAGGGAGGCGCCGATGTTGTCGCCTGCCGAGAGGAACAGCGTGCTGGGGTCGCCGCCCTCGGCGCGGAGCTTCTCGATCGTGCCCGCGAACTTCACCGTGTTGCTGTCGATGCGACCGTGGAAGTCGTTGATGTTCAGCAGGTTGAGGTTCACCGGGGCGGCCTTCAGCCCGAGGCCCACGACGATCGGGTCGTGGTCGCTCGACCGGTACTGGTCCGGCGCGTAGAGGTTGGTGACGTTGTAGTTGTAGCGGCTGTACTCGAGCGCCACCGACTCGCCGGAGTTGATGTTCCAGACGTCCGCGCCCGCGATCGCCTTGTCGGCGGCCGGGGAGGCGAGGACGTGGTCGAGCGAGCCGACGGTCCCGTCGAACGAGTACGTGTGCTTGGTCGTGCGGGTCGAGACCTGGTCGACGTAGCCGGCGTCCGTGAGGACCTTGATCGGGTCCTCCTTCAGGTAGGCGTTGAAGTCGCCGATCAGGAGGACCTTGTCGAGCCCGAGGGTCTTCTTGCGCTCGTCGGCGAACGCCACGAGGGCCGTCGCCTGCTTGACCCGGGAGGCGTTCGACGCGCCCTGGCCGTCGCCCTGGTCGGCGTCGGCACCGGTGCCCGAACCCTTCGACTTGAAGTGGTTCACGATGGCGATGAAGGCGTCGGAGTCCTTGGTGCCGACCTTCTTGAAGGCCTGGGCGAGCGGCTGGCGCGCGTTCGAGAACGCTGCGTCGTCGAGGATGACGGAGCCTCCGACCGGAACGGCGTTCGCCTTCTTGTAGATGAAGGCGGTGCGGATGACGTCCTCGGTGGCCGGGAGCTTCGTCGGCGACGGCACGAAGGCCCAGACCTCGCTGCCGGCCGCCGTGTTGAGCGCGGCGACGAGGGTCGAGAGGGCCGAGTCGCGGTTCTCACCGAAGCGGGCGGAGTTCTCGATCTCCTCGAGGGAGACGACGTCGGCGCCGAGGCCGTTGATCGCCGCGACGATCTTGTCCTGCTGGCGCTTGAGGTTCTCGGCGTTCGCCGCGCCGCGGGCATCGCAGCCGCTGTTCACCGTGATCGGGTTGCCGGCGCGGTCGGTGTAGAAGGTGCAGCCGCTCAGCTGGTCGCCGGTCGTCGTGAAGTAGTTCAGCACGTTGAACGTGGCGAGACGCAGGTCGCCGCCGACGTTCTCGGGCGCAGCCGTGCGGGTGTTGCCGAACGTGACCGGCTGCACGTCGGCCGCGACAGCGGGCGTGAGCTCGGACGTCGGCTGGAACTTCCACGTGCTGTTCCGGTAGTCGAGGATGACCGGCTTCGTGAACGTCACCGGCTCACCGACGCGGACCGGAGCGGTCAGCGACAGGTACGGCAGCGGCTTGGACTTGTTGGCCGCGCTCAGGAAGTTGGTCGAGGCGCCGTCGTCGAGGGTGACCGCGCGAGCCTTGTTGTCCGCGATCGCCGCGGTGTACTCGGGGGTTCCCGGACGGGCGGTCTCGGTCGGCTGCACCAGCGGCTTGTCGCCCGCGGCGAGCGCGATCTCGCCGTACTGGTTGGCGTCGTACACGTCGGTGACGGTGAAGGCGCCCTGCGGGGCGATCAGCATGCCCTCGAGGCTCTCGCGCTGCGCGTCCGTGCCCGGGAGGCCGACGGTCGCCGGCGCCGGGGCCGAGACCCCGGCCTTGTCGAGCTGCCCGACCTTCGACGCGGTGATCTCCGTGAGGCCCTGGTACTCGCTGACGGCACCGGTGACCGAGACGTAGTCGCCGATCTTCACGCCTGCGGCGGCCGAGGAGCCGAAGACGAAGACGGCGTCGGAGGCCGTGTGCGTGGCGAGGTCGACCGCACCGCCCGTCCCCGCGGTCTGCAGGTAGAAGCCGTTGAAGCCGCCGGTCGCGTACTGGGCGGTGACGAAGCCCGTGGTGGTCACGGTCTGGCCGGCCTTGGGGCTCGTGTCTCCCGTGCCCTGGATGTCGGCGATCGAGACCGCGTCGCCGGGCTGGCCGGGGTCGCCCGCGCCCGGATCCGTCCCGCCGCCGGAGCTCGCCGTGTTCTGCGGCGTGATCGAGGCGCTCAGGCTGAAGTCGGCGCTGTTGTCGTCGGTGTCTTTGAAGGAGGCGCGGACGAGCGACTTCACGTCGGTGTTGCCGGAGGGCGCTGCGGCCTTCGCGGTCTCGAAGGTGTTCGATCCGCCGTAGCCGAGCAGGTCGGCCACGGTCGCGTCGCCGGTGACGGAACCGGTCGGGAGGCTGAGCGCCGTCGGGGACTTCGCGAGGATCAGGGTGCCGGTCGTCCCGCTCGGGTTGAGCGAGGTGCTGGCGACATCGGGTGCCGGGAGGGCTGCGCCCGCCGTGCCGTTGGAGGCGCCGGAGACGAGGTAGTACCCCTTGGCGGCGATCGATCCGGTGAGCGGGACGACGCCGTTGGAGGCGCCCGTGCCTCCTGCCGACCGGTACTGGAGGCTCCACCCGGTCAGGCTGACACCCTGGTCGCCCGGGTTGTAGAGCTCGACGAACTTGTTCGTGAAGGCGGCGCCGGCGCTCCCGCCGGACAGGTACGCCTCGTTGATGACGACACCCGTGCCGTCCGTGCTGGCGAGCGCCGGCGTCGCGACGAGGGCGCCCGCGGCGAGGCCGGCCCCTGCGATCGCGGCGGCGGCGGCGCGTGCCAGCCTGCCTGCTCTGGTTGACATGGTTCTCCTGTGGTCGGTGAGGGCGGGGATGAGTCCGCCGAGCAACTTACGGTTCGCCTGAGACCGGACTGTGTCTCCTGAGTGAACGTACAGAAAACTCAAACAGGGGTAGACCGCTCATTTGAGCATCGACCGGGTGGCGGCCCGCGTGCGCCATGATGGGTCCATGCGGATCGAGGAGATCGACCACTTCCGGGCGCTGGCGGCCGAAGGGCACCCGGCGCTGGCGGCCGAGACCCTCGGGATCTCCCAGTCCACGCTCTCGCGCTCCATCGCGCGCCTGGAGGCGGAGGCCGGCGTCGAGCTCTTCGACCGGAGGCGCGGGCACCTCGAGCTGAACCAGTACGGCGAGATCCTCCTCGCCCACGCCGTCCGCGCGGAGGCGGAGCTCGAGAACGCCATGGCGCGGATCGAGGCCCTGCGCGACCCCTCGGCCGGGACCGTGTCGCTGGCCTACGTCTCCTCCTTCGGAGGGTGGTTGATCCCCCGCGTGGTCCGCGAGTACCGGGAGCTGTTCCCCGAGATCCGGTTCGTGCTCAACGGAGGCACCGCCGACACCGTGCTCGATGCCCTCCGCGAGGGCGCCGCCGACCTCGCCTTCCTGAGCCCCGACCCGCGCGACGCCGACATCGAGTGGCAGCCCCTGACGGCCGAGCGACTCGTCCTCGGCGTCCCCGAGGGGCACCCGCTGGCCGGGAGGGAGGGGGTCACCGTCGCCGACCTCGAGCCGTACGACCTCGTCGCCCTGCGCACCGGCTCGGGCCTGCGCCACATCGCGGACGCCTACTTCGCCGCCCACGGCGTCGTCATGGCGCCGGTGGTCGAGGTCACCGAGCTGGCGACCCTCCGGGGGCTCGTGCGGGACGGCGTCGGTGCCGCCCTCATCCCGGACACGCCGAGCGAACCCGGGATCGTGGCCGTCCCGCTCGCCGACGAGGCGACGCGGGTCATCGGCCTCGCCCGCAACCGCACCCGTTCAGAGTCGGCGGCGGCGGCCCAGTTCGCGAAGTTCGTCAGGGAGGAGCTGGGCCCGTTCGTCTCGGGCGCCCAGAACTCCTAGCACGAGTCGGCGAAGAGCCGTCGCGGCCGGGCCGGGTCGGCGTCGTCCAGCAGGACCGATGCTACCTCGCGGGGCGCTCCCAGGGGGTCCTTCCTCCCGGTCGTCACGAACGACCAGTCGGGGCTCCGCTCCGGGTCGTGCTCGATCCAGAGGGAGAAGTTCCAGAACGCACGGAAGCCCGGCGAGAGGAGCTCCGGCCCGGTCGCGATGAGCACACCGCCCCGCGCCCGGAACGGCACCACGACCCGCTCCCGGAACTCGTCCGGGTCGCCCCCCGCCGCGACGGCCGTCCGCTCGACGTCGTCTCCCCGCTCGCGCAGCGCGGCCTCCAGCTCGTCAGCCGCTGCGGTCGTATCCGCTTCGGCGACTCCGGTCACGGCGATCAGCCGGGGACCCCGGTCGTAATGCTGGCGGAACTCGCCCGCGATCCCGTCGTAGAAAGCGGCCCGTTCGGTGGAGGTGGTGCTCACCGCTGCTCCTCTCGTCGCGCTCTGTCGTCTGAACGAACGCTACGCGTGCGCGCGGTGTTCCGCGAGCGTACTGTCTGCGGCGTGGAGACGCACGACGCCGACCCGCGCGACGGGCGCGACGAGAGCGAGGCACAGCGCGCGGACCGGAACTGGAACGAGTTGCTGCAGGAGTTCCGCGTCTTCCAGACGGGCACGCAGATCCTCGCAGCGTTCCTTCTGACGCTGCCGTTCCAGCAGCGCTTCCAGAAGCTGAGCGCGTTCGATCAGGGCGTCTACCTGGTCCTCGTCTTCCTCGCGGTCGCGATCACGCTGCTCGCCCTGGCGCCGGTCAGCCTCCACCGACTCCTGTTCCGGCAGAAGGCGAAGACCGAGCTGGTGGGCATCGGCAACGCCCTGCTGATCGTGTGCCTGGCCGCCGCCTCCCTGCTGTTCACCGGGATCGTGCTGTTCATCGTCGACTTCCTCCTCTCGCCGACGGCCGGGTTCATCGCCGCGGGATGCGTGTTCCTGCTCCTCCTCGTCATCTGGATCGTGCTGCCGCTCGCGATCCGGGCGCGCCACGCGCATCGCAACGGCACCGCTCGGGACTCGCGCCCGGTCGGTTGAGCAACGACGCCCATCCGCGCTCAGGGCGTCGGCGCGGGAGTGGGCGTCGCGGTCGGTGCGGGCGTCGGCTCCGCCGGGGCGTCCGTCGACCCGGGCACCGCGGTGGGCGCGTCGGTCGGAGCCGGGGTGGTCCCGTCGGCCGGCGCGGGTGCCGACGTGGACCCGGACCCGGTCGCCCCTCCCGGCACCGCGGAGGACGTGGGCTCCGGCGCCGGCGTCGAGCTGGAGGCGCCGCCTCCCGCCTGCACCGGTGTCGCTCTCGGGTCCTGCTTCACGATGTCCTTGAGCTGCTGCTCGTAGGCGAGGAGCCGCGCCTGCACGTCCGAGAGCGCGAGGCCCTGCAGGTTCTTGGAGAACGACATGATCTGCGCCCAGAGCGAGGTCAGCTTGGTCATCGACGCCGCATCGAGCGGGTGATCGAGGGTGAGTACGAGCTGGTCGGCGAGTGCCGCGGTGAGGCAGTTGAGGCATCCGTAGTTGGCCGCCGCCGACAGGTTCTGCGGGACGACCACGTGCGACTGCCCGACGACCAGCACCACCTGGAACCCGACGGCCACCGTCGTGCAGCCGCTGCAGTGGGCGAAGGCGTACGCCGAGTTGGTGTTGAGGGCCTGCTGGCCATCGGTGACCCAGACGAGTGCGAAGGCGACGTCGTAGAGCACCGAGCCATCCGTGGTGTTCACGGCGAGGGCCTGGTTGTCGCCGGGCTTGGGAGGGGCGGGCTTGGTGAAGGGGAATACCCACGTCGGCGACGTCCTGTCGCGCGGGGTCAGGATCATCGCGAGCTGCGGGTGGTCCGCGGTCGGCCGAGCACCGCCTCCCGGCCAGATCGTCGTGGCGACGCCGGACGCTCCGGTCGAGAGCCGGCCGGGCTGGTAGGAGGCGGGCGCCACGATGTCCGAGATCGTCCCGCGCTCGTACGGCTGGATCGGGCGGTAGGCCTGCGGCGCCGGCCACCAGGCGAAGGCCAGGCCTCCGACGAGGGCGAGGACGAGCGCGGCCGCGGCGCCACGGCGCACCGGGCGCCCGCGGGTCCCGACCCAGAGCCGGGTCAGCCCGGTCCGCGCCAGCCGGAAGAGGATGTACAGCGTACCGAGGATCGGGAGGGCGACGGCCGCGATGAGCACGAGCTGAGCGCTGCCCGCGGCGAGGTCGCCCTTCCCGAAGGCCCCGGCGAGCGCGTGGGCGCGCTCGGCGATGGCGACGACGGCCGTCGCGATCACGCGGGGCAGCGTGAGCACCATCATCACCAGCGAGAAGAGCAGCATCGGGACGACGAAGAGCACCCACACGCAGACGACGGCGCGAGCCCACGGCTTCAGGGTCCGCGACTCGGCGCGGCGCCACCTCCAGGGCAGGAGCCCGAGGAGGGTCGGCTTGATCCGCTGGAACAGGTCGGGGACGCCGGTGATGTCGGCGAGCACGTGGTACCCGTCGAAGCGGACGGTGGGGAGGAGCTGGTGCACCATCTGGAGCAGCTGCGTCAGCGCCACGAGGAGCAGGGCGTCCCACCGGGTCGCCCACCAGATCCCGACGATCACGACCGCGACGATGGCGTTGAAGTAGAGCCCGCCCAGGTCGGTCCGGATCCGGCCGGCGCGGCCCAGGCGGTAGGAGTCGGTCACGTCGGTGAAGAACGCGGGCCAGAACAGGTAGAGCCCGGCGCCCATGCGCCCCGGGGTCGCGCCTCCGTACCGGGCAGCAGCGGCGTGGCCGAACTCGTGGAAGCCGGCGGAGAGCACCGTCACGGCCACGATCAGCAGGAGGACGCCCGGGTCCTGGAAGGCGTGATAGGTCGCGGCGGCGAGTCCCTCCACGAACAGCAGCCACCAGCAGGCGGCCAGGAAGACGCAGAGCACCGGGATGACGACCAGCGGGTGGAAGAGCTTCGAGAACGGCGCCGTGACGCGCTGGGTCACGGCCGGGTCGGTGATCTCCTTGCGGAGCCGGAGGCCGAGCAACGGGCTCGACCGCTTCACCTCGGGCTCGCTGCCGTCCGCGCGCGTGAGCAGGCCGAGCGGCCGGAGGGACGAGTCGACCAGGTGGACGACGTCCTCCGGGCGGACCAGGCGGCCCAGTCGCGCGCTGACCCGCCCGGCGATCTGCTCGACGCTGCTCTGCCCGTCCACCTCTTCGAGCGTGGCGAACAGGAGGGGCGTCAGCTGGAGCGTCTGCCCGTCGCCGCGTCGCGCCAGGGAGGGGGGCTCGCGGTAGCCCGATCCCTTCATGGCGCCGATCAGCTCGACACCCTGAGCCCGGGCCAGGACCTCCGAGGCCCGGGCGGAGGTCTGCGCGTCCGACGGGTCCGACGCGTCGCGGACCTCCGGCCCGGGATCCGGTGCGATCGTCACCGGCGGGTCACGGCTGGGTGGTCGACGTCGGCGTGGTGCCGCCCGCGGCCGGGTCGCCGATGGTCGACTGCTGGCCGGCGGTCGCGTCCGCCGAGCCGGTGATGCTCTGGTCGATCGCCGCGTCCTGGTGCGACACAGCCGCGGCCTGGCTGTCGATCGAGCCGATGTTCGCGGCCACGGAGGCGTCGATGGGTGCCGCGACGTTCGCGTTCGCGGCCACCGCGCCGTTGATCGGGGCGGCGATGTGCGCATCCGCCGCCGCGTTGATGTCGACGTTCAGCAGGTTGCCGTCGGTGAGCGAGCCCGATGAGGTGGCGGTGGGCGCCGGCGCCGGGGCCGTCGTCGTGTCGGCCGTCGGCGACATGTCGCTCACCTGGTGGGAGTTGGCCACCGCGTCGGCGGCGATGCCCTGCTGGATGCCGGCGGTCTGGTCGGCACCCGCGACGGCGGTCGAGCCGGCAGAGAGGAGGTTCGCGCTGGCCGACGCCTCGATCGGCGCGGCGACGTTGGCGTTCGCCGCGACACCGAGGTCGACCGGGGCGACCAGCCCGAGGCCGAGGTTGAGGTCGGCGTTGAGGTCGAGGATGGAGGCGACCTCCTTGTCGGGGAGCGGCGTCGCGCCTTCGGCCGCCAGCTCGTCGGCGGAGAGGGGTTCGAGGTCGGCGTTGCTCGCGTCGTTCATCTGTTGCTCCGTCTCCGGCGCACGGGGCGCCCGGTCGAATGCAGTCCCGCGATCGGTGGTGATCGCATGATCTGCGCAGTACGCGAAGGACCTTACACGCGTGATCTTCTGCGTCGAGATCGTTCACATTCGGCTTCTCTCGTGCTATGCACAGCCCTTCCGTGTAAGGTGAAGTGTCCGGCCCGGCGAAGAAGACCCCGGGTTCCGGAGTTGATCACGCGCTTCTGATCGTGCGACGCGGCGTTTCCCGCCCGCGTTTCGCGTCCGGGCTCCGCGTGCGGCCCTCCTCATCGGGGCGGAGGGAACCGCAGCCATCGACCCATCCCCCCACGACGAAGCGACCCGGCTCCTCCCGGAGCCCCCCAGACGTCCGTACCGACTCCCGGTGCGGCGACCGGAACCGATCCCTCGGTTCCCAAAAGAAGGAAAGAAGAAACGATGGCCTCAGGCACCGTCAAATGGTTCAACACGGAGAAGGGGTACGGGTTCATCGCCCCGGATGACGGCACTGCCGACGTCTTCGCCCACTTCAGTGAGATCGCGGCCGACAAGGGCGAGTTCCGCAACCTCGCCGAGAACCAGAAGGTCGAGTACGAGATCACCCGCGGACCCAAGGGTCTCCAGGCGGCGAACATCCGCCCGCTCTGACCCCCGAGAAGTGCCCGGCCCGTGCGGCCGGGCACTTCCCTTTTAAGCCGGGAGTCGAGCCCGGATGCGCCGCCCTGACGCGGGCCCTTCGGCCCTGCTCCGGCGGGGCCGCCGTCGCCAGACTCGCAGGCGTGACTCGAGACGGTTCCCGCCCCTCCATGCGCGCCTGGCGCACGACCGGTGCGCCAGGAGGGCTCGAGCTGACCGCGCTCCCCGTCCCCGTGCCGTCCGGCACGGAGCTCCTCGTCCGCGTCGAGGTCTGCGGCATCTGCCGGACGGACCTCCATGTCGTCGACCACGAGATCCCCGTGCATCGCGAGCGCGTCGTCCCAGGTCATCAGGCCGTCGGCGTCGTCGAGGGCATCGGTCCGGCGGTCACGGCCTTCGCGGCCGGGGATCGCGTCGGCGTCGCGTGGCTCCGCCGCACGTGCGGCCAGTGCGACTACTGCCGCCGCGGCGCCGAGAATCTCTGCCCGGCCTCCGAGTACACGGGATGGGACGCCGACGGCGGATTCGCCGAGTACCTGACCGTGCCCGCGGCATACGCGTACCGGCTCGACGGTGCCATCGACCCCGTCGAGACGGCTCCGCTGCTCTGCGCCGGCATCATCGGGTACCGGGCGCTGATGCGCGCCGCCCTC is a window from the Leifsonia sp. AG29 genome containing:
- a CDS encoding ExeM/NucH family extracellular endonuclease, translated to MSTRAGRLARAAAAAIAGAGLAAGALVATPALASTDGTGVVINEAYLSGGSAGAAFTNKFVELYNPGDQGVSLTGWSLQYRSAGGTGASNGVVPLTGSIAAKGYYLVSGASNGTAGAALPAPDVASTSLNPSGTTGTLILAKSPTALSLPTGSVTGDATVADLLGYGGSNTFETAKAAAPSGNTDVKSLVRASFKDTDDNSADFSLSASITPQNTASSGGGTDPGAGDPGQPGDAVSIADIQGTGDTSPKAGQTVTTTGFVTAQYATGGFNGFYLQTAGTGGAVDLATHTASDAVFVFGSSAAAGVKIGDYVSVTGAVSEYQGLTEITASKVGQLDKAGVSAPAPATVGLPGTDAQRESLEGMLIAPQGAFTVTDVYDANQYGEIALAAGDKPLVQPTETARPGTPEYTAAIADNKARAVTLDDGASTNFLSAANKSKPLPYLSLTAPVRVGEPVTFTKPVILDYRNSTWKFQPTSELTPAVAADVQPVTFGNTRTAAPENVGGDLRLATFNVLNYFTTTGDQLSGCTFYTDRAGNPITVNSGCDARGAANAENLKRQQDKIVAAINGLGADVVSLEEIENSARFGENRDSALSTLVAALNTAAGSEVWAFVPSPTKLPATEDVIRTAFIYKKANAVPVGGSVILDDAAFSNARQPLAQAFKKVGTKDSDAFIAIVNHFKSKGSGTGADADQGDGQGASNASRVKQATALVAFADERKKTLGLDKVLLIGDFNAYLKEDPIKVLTDAGYVDQVSTRTTKHTYSFDGTVGSLDHVLASPAADKAIAGADVWNINSGESVALEYSRYNYNVTNLYAPDQYRSSDHDPIVVGLGLKAAPVNLNLLNINDFHGRIDSNTVKFAGTIEKLRAEGGDPSTLFLSAGDNIGASLFASASAGDVPTLDVLNALGLKTSAVGNHEFDRGYTDLTGRVKDAAAFSYLGANVYKKGTKDPALPEYAVFPVDGLKVGVIGAVTQETPTLVSPGGVSTLDFGDPVEAVNRVAGELTDGDPANGEADVIVAEYHEGAGFGTPEGATLDQEVAAGGAFADIVTKTSAKVSAIFTGHTHKVYAWDAPVPGVDGATRPIVQTGSYGENIGQITLTVDPETDTVTGHTARNVARTTDSDASLVAAYPRVAQVKTIVDKALADAAAIGNQKVGSVTKDITTAYLNGARDDRMSESTLGNLVADSLLSTLSPADLGGAEIGVVNPGGLRAELLYGTDGSVTYAQANAVLPFVNNLWTTTLTGAQFKEALEQQWQRNADGTVPSRPFLNLGLSKNVSYTYDASRPEGDRITSIIVNGQPIDPAKPYRIGSFSFLLQGGDNFRAFAAGKDTKDSGLIDRDAWIGYIEKNSPLSPSFARRGVGVSGVPTGTLQPGQQVSFAVSKLNLTSLGSPANTRLDLTWAGSGAALGSVPVDASGNATATFTVPADAAGASTLVLTAPDSGTTVRVALSVADAPSNPKPAKDPKAAKESALKKALEGLVSTDKASYRPGDPIRVTVGAELAGSWVSVWAYSPAESISGGWVQVPADGVLKLTLPKDLGNGNHKLSVQDAQNDVLGWATMKVKADAGHGPGKGLIDLIAGAILSIIGWALVH
- a CDS encoding LysR family transcriptional regulator yields the protein MRIEEIDHFRALAAEGHPALAAETLGISQSTLSRSIARLEAEAGVELFDRRRGHLELNQYGEILLAHAVRAEAELENAMARIEALRDPSAGTVSLAYVSSFGGWLIPRVVREYRELFPEIRFVLNGGTADTVLDALREGAADLAFLSPDPRDADIEWQPLTAERLVLGVPEGHPLAGREGVTVADLEPYDLVALRTGSGLRHIADAYFAAHGVVMAPVVEVTELATLRGLVRDGVGAALIPDTPSEPGIVAVPLADEATRVIGLARNRTRSESAAAAQFAKFVREELGPFVSGAQNS
- a CDS encoding DUF6328 family protein — its product is METHDADPRDGRDESEAQRADRNWNELLQEFRVFQTGTQILAAFLLTLPFQQRFQKLSAFDQGVYLVLVFLAVAITLLALAPVSLHRLLFRQKAKTELVGIGNALLIVCLAAASLLFTGIVLFIVDFLLSPTAGFIAAGCVFLLLLVIWIVLPLAIRARHAHRNGTARDSRPVG